A window of Scophthalmus maximus strain ysfricsl-2021 chromosome 10, ASM2237912v1, whole genome shotgun sequence contains these coding sequences:
- the bag3 gene encoding BAG family molecular chaperone regulator 3 isoform X2 translates to MKHPILRPGYVPIPVFHEGVELRQQQHPCYSYIQPTTAQNIRTDGRTPSPTPGLHCRPRSPLHGLSDSCSPDPGKVGSPVSQTAEVYTVPHHQPPRPSSTSLQAGYIPIPVIHEGGGGPTQTQAQLNPSVYSQRVPYSEHQQPFHRLQTDEWPGYPAAMQPPRERASPTLFPQHRDSIHLPPHIRSQSPIVTQVLGERPQAQQHVLTRDPAHKIEQDQQSTQQKPENTQLPQPLHTEADIQKPQQPQHFQQPPPQQPQQFQQFQQSQHFQQAPSQTSPQPQQPERLQQSQQQFQQPQKPEQPQQHTADITVQIPPKPEAQELTAVPPEVPPVKVEAEQPAQCPIHPGLAKVQQIVDRVAKLEQEVKCFEGKKNGKKYLLLEELLTKELLALDSVDPEGRVDVRQARRDGVRRVQNILEALEQLEEQPGKPAGDNATEGDNLTQKGEPTMITKENVEMAKEIS, encoded by the exons ATGAAGCACCCTATCCTTCGCCCAGGTTATGTTCCCATCCCGGTCTTCCATGAGGGCGTAGAACTGAGGCAGCAACAGCATCCATGTTATTCCTACATCCAGCCAACCACTGCACAGAATATCCGGACTGATGGGCGAACACCTTCCCCGACACCAGGGCTCCACTGCAGGCCGAGATCACCTTTACATGGACTTTCAGACTCCTGCTCACCTGACCCCGGAAAGGTCGGGTCACCCGTTTCACAAACAGCAGAG gtttaTACTGTCCCACATCACCAACCCCCACGGCCCAGCAGCACCAGTCTTCAAGCAGGTTATATCCCTATCCCGGTGATCCATGAGGGTGGAGGAggcccaacacaaacacaggctcaGTTAAATCCCTCTGTGTACTCTCAGCGCGTCCCCTACTCAGAGCACCAGCAGCCCTTCCATCGACTTCAGACAGACGAATGGCCTGGTTACCCTGCAGCAATGCAGCCTCCACGGGAAAGGGCTTCTCCAACTCTGTTTCCCCAGCATCGCGATTCTATTCACCTCCCACCTCATATTAGAAGCCAGTCACCTATTGTAACCCAGGTTCTTGGAGAAAGACCACAG GCTCAGCAACATGTCCTCACAAGAGACCCGGCCCACAAAATAGAGCAGGATCAACAAAGCACGCagcagaaaccagaaaacacgCAGCTCCCCCAGCCACTGCACACAGAAGCCGACATCCAAAAGCCTCAACAACCTCAACACTTCCAACAGCCGCCACCTCAGCAACCTCAGCAGTTCCAGCAGTTCCAGCAGTCACAACACTTCCAGCAGGCACCATCTCAGACATCTCCACAGCCTCAGCAGCCTGAACGGCTACAGCAGTCGCAGCAACAGTTCCAGCAGCCCCAGAAACCAGAGCAACCACAGCAACATACTGCAGATATCACAGTTCAAATACCTCCAAAACCAGAAGCCCAGGAATTGACAGCTGTTCCCCCAGAGGTCCCACCTGTAAAGGTAGAAGCTGAACAGCCTGCCCAGTGCCCAATCCACCCAGGCCTGGCTAAGGTACAGCAGATAGTTGACCGGGTCGCTAAACTGGAGCAGGAGGTGAAGTGttttgaaggaaagaagaatGGTAAGAAGTACTTGTTGCTTGAGGAACTGCTGACCAAAGAGCTCTTAGCACTGGACTCTGTTGACCCGGAGGGTCGCGTAGATGTACGACAAGCAAGGCGGGATGGAGTCCGTCGTGTTCAGAACATACTGGAAGCACTGGAGCAACTGGAGGAGCAGCCAGGCAAGCCTGCCGGCGACAATGCGACGGAGGGAGACAACCTGACGCAGAAAGGAGAACCCACCATGATCACCAAGGAGAATGTTGAGATGGCAAAGGAGATTTCATAA
- the tial1 gene encoding nucleolysin TIAR isoform X2: protein MGSSVPRGDHVVAFPLTSEHRFLKGPSPGSEPLGTVEHRYVGNLSRDVTEILILQLFTQIGPCKSCKMITEHTSNDPYCFVEFFEHRDAAAALAAMNGRKILGKEVKVNWATTPSSQKKDTSNHFHVFVGDLSPEITTEDVKAAFGPFGKISDARVVKDMATGKSKGYGFVSFFNKLDAENAIINMGGQWLRGRQIRTNWATRKPPAPKSTPDNGSKQLRFDDVVTQSSPQNCTVYCGGIQSGLSEHVMRQTFSPFGQIMEIRVFPEKGYSFIRFSSHDSAAHAIVSVNGTVIEGHIVKCYWGKESPDMAKNPQQVDLSQWGQWNQLYGSQQQQQQPQQQQQPQQQQQPQQQQQYGQYVTNGWQVPSYSMYSQWNQQQGFGVEQSQSPAWVGSFGSPSAQAAAPAGQVMSNLANFSMAGYQTQ from the exons ATGGGCTCGTCCGTGCCGCGGG GTGATCACGTTGTAGCCTTTCCGCTGACGTCAGAGCATAGATTCCTGAAAGGCCCCTCCCCGGGGTCGGAACCACTGGGAACCGTCGAACACCG GTACGTGGGAAACCTCTCCAGGGACGTTACAGAGATTTTGATTCTGCAGCTCTTCACCCAGATAGGGCCTTGTAAAAGTTGTAAAATGATCACGGAG CATACAAGCAATGACCCCTATTGCTTTGTGGAGTTCTTCGAACacagagatgctgctgcagccctCGCAGCCATGAACGGGAGGAAGATATTAGGAAAG GAGGTCAAAGTAAATTGGGCCACCACTCCAAGTAGCCAGAAGAAAGACACATCCA aTCATTTCCATGTTTTCGTGGGTGACTTGAGCCCCGAGATCACCACCGAGGATGTCAAGGCTGCATTTGGACCTTTTGGGAAAATCTC GGATGCCCGTGTTGTGAAGGACATGGCGACAGGCAAGTCAAAGGGGTATGGATTTGTGTCCTTCTTCAACAAACTG GATGCAGAGAATGCCATCATTAACATGGGGGGACAGTGGCTAAGAGGACGCCAAATCCGGACCAACTGGGCAACACGTAAACCACCAGCTCCAAAGAGTACCCCGGACA ATGGCTCAAAGCAGCTGAGGTTTGACGATGTAGTGACTCAGTCTAGTCCACAAAACTGCACCGTATACTGTGGCGGGATCCAGTCAGGATTATCAG AACACGTGATGCGACAGACCTTCTCGCCTTTTGGTCAAATTATGGAAATCAGAGTTTTCCCAGAGAAAGGATACTCGTTCATCAG gttttccTCCCATGACAGTGCTGCCCATGCCATTGTTTCAGTAAATGGCACAGTCATTGAAGGGCATATAGTGAAGTGCTACTGGGGCAAAGAATCTCCCGACATGGCAAAAAATCCACAGCAG GTTGATCTCAGTCAGTGGGGCCAGTGGAACCAGCTCTATGgaagtcagcagcagcagcagcaaccacagcagcagcagcagccgcagcagcagcagcagccgcagcagcagcagcagtatggGCAATATGTGACCAATGGGTGGCAAGTTCCCTCCTACAGCATGTACAGCCAGTGGAATCAGCAACAAGGATTTGGAGTCGA GCAGTCCCAGTCACCAGCCTGGGTGGGAAGCTTTGGATCTCCGTCAGCCCAGGCTGCAGCCCCAGCTGGACAAGTAATGTCCAACTTGGCCAACTTCAGCATGGCTGGCTACCAAACACAGTGA
- the tial1 gene encoding nucleolysin TIAR isoform X3: MDDDSYPKTLYVGNLSRDVTEILILQLFTQIGPCKSCKMITEHTSNDPYCFVEFFEHRDAAAALAAMNGRKILGKEVKVNWATTPSSQKKDTSNHFHVFVGDLSPEITTEDVKAAFGPFGKISDARVVKDMATGKSKGYGFVSFFNKLDAENAIINMGGQWLRGRQIRTNWATRKPPAPKSTPDNGSKQLRFDDVVTQSSPQNCTVYCGGIQSGLSEHVMRQTFSPFGQIMEIRVFPEKGYSFIRFSSHDSAAHAIVSVNGTVIEGHIVKCYWGKESPDMAKNPQQVDLSQWGQWNQLYGSQQQQQQPQQQQQPQQQQQPQQQQQYGQYVTNGWQVPSYSMYSQWNQQQGFGVEQSQSPAWVGSFGSPSAQAAAPAGQVMSNLANFSMAGYQTQ, from the exons ATGGACGACGACAGCTATCCCAAAACACT GTACGTGGGAAACCTCTCCAGGGACGTTACAGAGATTTTGATTCTGCAGCTCTTCACCCAGATAGGGCCTTGTAAAAGTTGTAAAATGATCACGGAG CATACAAGCAATGACCCCTATTGCTTTGTGGAGTTCTTCGAACacagagatgctgctgcagccctCGCAGCCATGAACGGGAGGAAGATATTAGGAAAG GAGGTCAAAGTAAATTGGGCCACCACTCCAAGTAGCCAGAAGAAAGACACATCCA aTCATTTCCATGTTTTCGTGGGTGACTTGAGCCCCGAGATCACCACCGAGGATGTCAAGGCTGCATTTGGACCTTTTGGGAAAATCTC GGATGCCCGTGTTGTGAAGGACATGGCGACAGGCAAGTCAAAGGGGTATGGATTTGTGTCCTTCTTCAACAAACTG GATGCAGAGAATGCCATCATTAACATGGGGGGACAGTGGCTAAGAGGACGCCAAATCCGGACCAACTGGGCAACACGTAAACCACCAGCTCCAAAGAGTACCCCGGACA ATGGCTCAAAGCAGCTGAGGTTTGACGATGTAGTGACTCAGTCTAGTCCACAAAACTGCACCGTATACTGTGGCGGGATCCAGTCAGGATTATCAG AACACGTGATGCGACAGACCTTCTCGCCTTTTGGTCAAATTATGGAAATCAGAGTTTTCCCAGAGAAAGGATACTCGTTCATCAG gttttccTCCCATGACAGTGCTGCCCATGCCATTGTTTCAGTAAATGGCACAGTCATTGAAGGGCATATAGTGAAGTGCTACTGGGGCAAAGAATCTCCCGACATGGCAAAAAATCCACAGCAG GTTGATCTCAGTCAGTGGGGCCAGTGGAACCAGCTCTATGgaagtcagcagcagcagcagcaaccacagcagcagcagcagccgcagcagcagcagcagccgcagcagcagcagcagtatggGCAATATGTGACCAATGGGTGGCAAGTTCCCTCCTACAGCATGTACAGCCAGTGGAATCAGCAACAAGGATTTGGAGTCGA GCAGTCCCAGTCACCAGCCTGGGTGGGAAGCTTTGGATCTCCGTCAGCCCAGGCTGCAGCCCCAGCTGGACAAGTAATGTCCAACTTGGCCAACTTCAGCATGGCTGGCTACCAAACACAGTGA
- the atoh7 gene encoding transcription factor atoh7 — MKSRRPSCTDSGSESSEQDSLSPEKYETTTRRRSAANARERKRMQGLNTAFDRLRKVVPQWGQDKKLSKYETLQMALSYIMALNRILTDARRHNAPHRQWLDLQFDCVQPESYPCLMRYDSPTGQEFLHSSFSYDFDGHQVHA, encoded by the coding sequence ATGAAGTCTCGCCGGCCCAGCTGCACCGACTCTGGATCCGAGTCCTCGGAACAGGATTCCCTGAGCCCCGAGAAGTATGAGACCACCACCAGGCGACGGTCGGCCGCCAAtgccagagagaggaagaggatgcagGGTTTGAACACGGCCTTTGATCGCTTACGCAAAGTGGTCCCCCAGTGGGGCCAGGACAAAAAACTGTCCAAGTATGAAACCCTGCAGATGGCCCTCAGCTACATCATGGCGCTCAACCGGATCCTGACGGACGCCAGGAGGCACAACGCTCCTCACAGGCAGTGGCTGGACCTGCAGTTTGACTGTGTGCAGCCTGAGAGCTACCCCTGCCTCATGAGGTACGACTCTCCGACCGGACAGGAGTTCCTCCACTCATCGTTCTCTTATGACTTTGATGGACATCAGGTCCATGCATAA
- the tial1 gene encoding nucleolysin TIAR isoform X1 → MITEHTSNDPYCFVEFFEHRDAAAALAAMNGRKILGKEVKVNWATTPSSQKKDTSNHFHVFVGDLSPEITTEDVKAAFGPFGKISDARVVKDMATGKSKGYGFVSFFNKLDAENAIINMGGQWLRGRQIRTNWATRKPPAPKSTPDNGSKQLRFDDVVTQSSPQNCTVYCGGIQSGLSEHVMRQTFSPFGQIMEIRVFPEKGYSFIRFSSHDSAAHAIVSVNGTVIEGHIVKCYWGKESPDMAKNPQQVDLSQWGQWNQLYGSQQQQQQPQQQQQPQQQQQPQQQQQYGQYVTNGWQVPSYSMYSQWNQQQGFGVEQSQSPAWVGSFGSPSAQAAAPAGQVMSNLANFSMAGYQTQ, encoded by the exons ATGATCACGGAG CATACAAGCAATGACCCCTATTGCTTTGTGGAGTTCTTCGAACacagagatgctgctgcagccctCGCAGCCATGAACGGGAGGAAGATATTAGGAAAG GAGGTCAAAGTAAATTGGGCCACCACTCCAAGTAGCCAGAAGAAAGACACATCCA aTCATTTCCATGTTTTCGTGGGTGACTTGAGCCCCGAGATCACCACCGAGGATGTCAAGGCTGCATTTGGACCTTTTGGGAAAATCTC GGATGCCCGTGTTGTGAAGGACATGGCGACAGGCAAGTCAAAGGGGTATGGATTTGTGTCCTTCTTCAACAAACTG GATGCAGAGAATGCCATCATTAACATGGGGGGACAGTGGCTAAGAGGACGCCAAATCCGGACCAACTGGGCAACACGTAAACCACCAGCTCCAAAGAGTACCCCGGACA ATGGCTCAAAGCAGCTGAGGTTTGACGATGTAGTGACTCAGTCTAGTCCACAAAACTGCACCGTATACTGTGGCGGGATCCAGTCAGGATTATCAG AACACGTGATGCGACAGACCTTCTCGCCTTTTGGTCAAATTATGGAAATCAGAGTTTTCCCAGAGAAAGGATACTCGTTCATCAG gttttccTCCCATGACAGTGCTGCCCATGCCATTGTTTCAGTAAATGGCACAGTCATTGAAGGGCATATAGTGAAGTGCTACTGGGGCAAAGAATCTCCCGACATGGCAAAAAATCCACAGCAG GTTGATCTCAGTCAGTGGGGCCAGTGGAACCAGCTCTATGgaagtcagcagcagcagcagcaaccacagcagcagcagcagccgcagcagcagcagcagccgcagcagcagcagcagtatggGCAATATGTGACCAATGGGTGGCAAGTTCCCTCCTACAGCATGTACAGCCAGTGGAATCAGCAACAAGGATTTGGAGTCGA GCAGTCCCAGTCACCAGCCTGGGTGGGAAGCTTTGGATCTCCGTCAGCCCAGGCTGCAGCCCCAGCTGGACAAGTAATGTCCAACTTGGCCAACTTCAGCATGGCTGGCTACCAAACACAGTGA
- the bag3 gene encoding BAG family molecular chaperone regulator 3 isoform X1 has protein sequence MSQSSTARGSMSTMKTQSPTLTMANNDNDPLPLGWEVKIDPQTGWPFFVDHNNRTTTWNDPRHDTNKIREVSANGPNIPPEPSPQETQKTFVREMKHPILRPGYVPIPVFHEGVELRQQQHPCYSYIQPTTAQNIRTDGRTPSPTPGLHCRPRSPLHGLSDSCSPDPGKVGSPVSQTAEVYTVPHHQPPRPSSTSLQAGYIPIPVIHEGGGGPTQTQAQLNPSVYSQRVPYSEHQQPFHRLQTDEWPGYPAAMQPPRERASPTLFPQHRDSIHLPPHIRSQSPIVTQVLGERPQAQQHVLTRDPAHKIEQDQQSTQQKPENTQLPQPLHTEADIQKPQQPQHFQQPPPQQPQQFQQFQQSQHFQQAPSQTSPQPQQPERLQQSQQQFQQPQKPEQPQQHTADITVQIPPKPEAQELTAVPPEVPPVKVEAEQPAQCPIHPGLAKVQQIVDRVAKLEQEVKCFEGKKNGKKYLLLEELLTKELLALDSVDPEGRVDVRQARRDGVRRVQNILEALEQLEEQPGKPAGDNATEGDNLTQKGEPTMITKENVEMAKEIS, from the exons ATGTCTCAGTCCTCGACCGCCCGCGGCAGCATGAGCACCATGAAGACACAGTCGCCGACACTGACGATGGCGAACAATGACAACGACCCGCTGCCCCTCGGCTGGGAAGTCAAAATCGACCCGCAGACGGGATGGCCCTTCTTCGTGGATCACAACAACCGCACGACAACCTGGAACGACCCGAGGCACGACACGAACAAG ATAAGAGAAGTGTCAGCAAATGGACCGAACATACCACCAGAACCGAGCCCTCAGGAAACACAGAAGACCTTTGTGAGGGAGATGAAGCACCCTATCCTTCGCCCAGGTTATGTTCCCATCCCGGTCTTCCATGAGGGCGTAGAACTGAGGCAGCAACAGCATCCATGTTATTCCTACATCCAGCCAACCACTGCACAGAATATCCGGACTGATGGGCGAACACCTTCCCCGACACCAGGGCTCCACTGCAGGCCGAGATCACCTTTACATGGACTTTCAGACTCCTGCTCACCTGACCCCGGAAAGGTCGGGTCACCCGTTTCACAAACAGCAGAG gtttaTACTGTCCCACATCACCAACCCCCACGGCCCAGCAGCACCAGTCTTCAAGCAGGTTATATCCCTATCCCGGTGATCCATGAGGGTGGAGGAggcccaacacaaacacaggctcaGTTAAATCCCTCTGTGTACTCTCAGCGCGTCCCCTACTCAGAGCACCAGCAGCCCTTCCATCGACTTCAGACAGACGAATGGCCTGGTTACCCTGCAGCAATGCAGCCTCCACGGGAAAGGGCTTCTCCAACTCTGTTTCCCCAGCATCGCGATTCTATTCACCTCCCACCTCATATTAGAAGCCAGTCACCTATTGTAACCCAGGTTCTTGGAGAAAGACCACAG GCTCAGCAACATGTCCTCACAAGAGACCCGGCCCACAAAATAGAGCAGGATCAACAAAGCACGCagcagaaaccagaaaacacgCAGCTCCCCCAGCCACTGCACACAGAAGCCGACATCCAAAAGCCTCAACAACCTCAACACTTCCAACAGCCGCCACCTCAGCAACCTCAGCAGTTCCAGCAGTTCCAGCAGTCACAACACTTCCAGCAGGCACCATCTCAGACATCTCCACAGCCTCAGCAGCCTGAACGGCTACAGCAGTCGCAGCAACAGTTCCAGCAGCCCCAGAAACCAGAGCAACCACAGCAACATACTGCAGATATCACAGTTCAAATACCTCCAAAACCAGAAGCCCAGGAATTGACAGCTGTTCCCCCAGAGGTCCCACCTGTAAAGGTAGAAGCTGAACAGCCTGCCCAGTGCCCAATCCACCCAGGCCTGGCTAAGGTACAGCAGATAGTTGACCGGGTCGCTAAACTGGAGCAGGAGGTGAAGTGttttgaaggaaagaagaatGGTAAGAAGTACTTGTTGCTTGAGGAACTGCTGACCAAAGAGCTCTTAGCACTGGACTCTGTTGACCCGGAGGGTCGCGTAGATGTACGACAAGCAAGGCGGGATGGAGTCCGTCGTGTTCAGAACATACTGGAAGCACTGGAGCAACTGGAGGAGCAGCCAGGCAAGCCTGCCGGCGACAATGCGACGGAGGGAGACAACCTGACGCAGAAAGGAGAACCCACCATGATCACCAAGGAGAATGTTGAGATGGCAAAGGAGATTTCATAA
- the tial1 gene encoding nucleolysin TIAR isoform X4 produces MDARVVKDMATGKSKGYGFVSFFNKLDAENAIINMGGQWLRGRQIRTNWATRKPPAPKSTPDNGSKQLRFDDVVTQSSPQNCTVYCGGIQSGLSEHVMRQTFSPFGQIMEIRVFPEKGYSFIRFSSHDSAAHAIVSVNGTVIEGHIVKCYWGKESPDMAKNPQQVDLSQWGQWNQLYGSQQQQQQPQQQQQPQQQQQPQQQQQYGQYVTNGWQVPSYSMYSQWNQQQGFGVEQSQSPAWVGSFGSPSAQAAAPAGQVMSNLANFSMAGYQTQ; encoded by the exons AT GGATGCCCGTGTTGTGAAGGACATGGCGACAGGCAAGTCAAAGGGGTATGGATTTGTGTCCTTCTTCAACAAACTG GATGCAGAGAATGCCATCATTAACATGGGGGGACAGTGGCTAAGAGGACGCCAAATCCGGACCAACTGGGCAACACGTAAACCACCAGCTCCAAAGAGTACCCCGGACA ATGGCTCAAAGCAGCTGAGGTTTGACGATGTAGTGACTCAGTCTAGTCCACAAAACTGCACCGTATACTGTGGCGGGATCCAGTCAGGATTATCAG AACACGTGATGCGACAGACCTTCTCGCCTTTTGGTCAAATTATGGAAATCAGAGTTTTCCCAGAGAAAGGATACTCGTTCATCAG gttttccTCCCATGACAGTGCTGCCCATGCCATTGTTTCAGTAAATGGCACAGTCATTGAAGGGCATATAGTGAAGTGCTACTGGGGCAAAGAATCTCCCGACATGGCAAAAAATCCACAGCAG GTTGATCTCAGTCAGTGGGGCCAGTGGAACCAGCTCTATGgaagtcagcagcagcagcagcaaccacagcagcagcagcagccgcagcagcagcagcagccgcagcagcagcagcagtatggGCAATATGTGACCAATGGGTGGCAAGTTCCCTCCTACAGCATGTACAGCCAGTGGAATCAGCAACAAGGATTTGGAGTCGA GCAGTCCCAGTCACCAGCCTGGGTGGGAAGCTTTGGATCTCCGTCAGCCCAGGCTGCAGCCCCAGCTGGACAAGTAATGTCCAACTTGGCCAACTTCAGCATGGCTGGCTACCAAACACAGTGA
- the pkd2l1 gene encoding polycystic kidney disease 2-like 1 protein gives MKCLNNRADSHLTGQVECELDSAGNGAWVNQGYCGSPPPLPRAVSTIYNPQPLFQGSMDGMYKLDTPGPFHQPPEEPLPTEKSLVKKRRGCCSFIKGLWGTTLTENTSDNRELFVRTTLRELLVYLVFLVDICLLTYGMTNSSTYYYTKAMTDLFVNTAGESGVRFQSIGTMADFWTYAQGPLLDGLYWTKWYNNQSLESGNKSFIYYENMLLGVPRMRQIKIKNNSCKVHNDFQDEIMGCFDVYNEKKEEDLSFGLINGTAWTYHTEKEVKGSAHWGLLTTYSGAGFYQDLGRTKEESTVILMELVDNLWLDRGTRAVFIDFSTYNANINMFCVIRLVVEFPATGGAIPSYQIRTVKLIRYITYWDYFVLGCEMVFCLFILYYVVEEILELQIHKFSYFRSIWNILDIVVIMLAIVAIVFNIFRTVKVDKLLGKLLEQPAIYADFEFLAFWQTQYNNMNAVNLFFAWIKVFKYISFNKTMTQLSSTLGRCAKDILGFAIMFFIVFFAYAQLGYLLFGTEVDSFSTFVKCIFTQFRIILGDFDYDAIDRANRVLGPIYFVTYVFFVFFVLLNMFLAIINDTYSEVKEELSSQKDELQITDIIKQSYMKTFMKLKLKKEKISDVQKALRSGSGEIEFKDFRETLKEMGHADHEISAAFSRFDCDGNQILDEDEQDRMKIELEEKRDALSAELNNLGINYGKELLEKPAVASNEQKNSSSQTFVDREQFLKLARQVLTLESSVAGVTSRIELIMERLGLQEKAKGNETAGKQSVTINDSDDTASDGSILVCVDRGTKASLSYRRPAVRTSSTYNCHM, from the exons ATGAAGTGCCTGAACAACCGGGCCGACAGCCACCTGACCGGGCAGGTGGAGTGCGAGTTGGACAGCGCGGGCAATGGGGCCTGGGTGAACCAGGGCTACTGTGGCTCTCCTCCACCGCTGCCCCGAGCTGTCAGCACCATCTACAACCCTCAGCCTCTGTTCCAGGGCTCCATGGACGGCATGTACAAACTGGACACCCCCGGCCCGTTCCACCAGCCACCCGAGGAACCACTACCCACCGAAAAGAGTCTGGTGAAGAAGCGAAGAGGCTGCTGCTCTTTTATCAAAG gGTTGTGGGGCACAACACTGACTGAAAACACCTCTGACAACAGGGAACTGTTTGTCCGAACCACGCTTCGGGAGTTGTTGGTCTATCTGGTGTTCCTGGTGGACATATGCCTTT TGACGTACGGTATGACCAATTCAAGCACCTACTATTACACCAAAGCCATGACGGACCTGTTTGTGAATACAGCCGGTGAGAGTGGGGTTAGGTTTCAGTCCATTGGCACCATGGCTGACTTCTGGACA TACGCCCAAGGCCCATTACTGGACGGCCTCTACTGGACTAAATGGTACAATAACCAGTCACTAGAGAGCGGGAACAAGTCCTTCATCTACTATGAGAATATGTTGCTGGGAGTCCCCAGGATGAGGCAAATCAAGATCAAGAATAACTCCTGCAAGGTCCACAACGACTTCCAAGATGAGATCATGGGATGTTTCGATGTCTACAatgagaagaaggaggaggacctCAGCTTTGGTCTCATTAATGGCACTGC ATGGACTTACCACACGGAGAAAGAGGTCAAGGGCTCCGCTCACTGGGGATTGCTGACCACCTACAGCGGAGCAGGATTCTATCAAGACCTGGGTCGGACCAAAGAGGAGAGCACCGTCATACTGATGGAACTGGTGGACAACCTATGGCTGGACCGAGGAACCAGAGCGGTCTTCATCGACTTCTCCACTTACAACGCAAACATCAACATGTTCTGTGTCATCAG GTTGGTGGTTGAATTCCCAGCAACCGGAGGAGCAATCCCTTCCTACCAGATCAGAACGGTCAAACTGATTCGCTACATCACCTACTGGGACTACTTCGTCCTCGGCTGTGAGatggttttctgtttgttcatcCTCTACTATGTTGTGGAGGAGATTCTTGAGCTACAAATACACAAGTTCTCCTACTTCAGGAGCATCTGGAACATACTAGATATTGTTGTCATAATG CTCGCCATCGTTGCCATTGTATTCAATATTTTCCGCACTGTCAAAGTGGATAAGTTACTTGGCAAGCTGCTGGAACAACCCGCTATCTATGCTGATTTTGAATTTTTGGCATTCTGGCAAACACAGTACAACAACATGAATGCTGTGAACTTGTTCTTCGCGTGGATCAAG GTTTTCAAGTACATCAGTTTTAATAAGACCATGACTCAGCTGTCCTCCACACTGGGAAGATGTGCCAAAGATATCTTGGGATTCGCCATAATGTTCTTCATAGTCTTCTTCGCTTATGCTCAGCTTGGATATTTGCTCTTTGGGACAGAGGTTGACTCCTTCAGCACCTTCGTGAAGTGCAT aTTCACACAGTTCAGGATTATTCTTGGAGACTTTGATTATGATGCCATCGATCGCGCTAACAGAGTCCTTGGGCCAATCTACTTTGTCACctatgttttctttgttttctttgtcctgcTG AACATGTTTCTGGCCATCATAAATGACACATATTCTGAGGTAAAGGAGGAGCTCTCATCCCAAAAAGATGAGCTGCAGATTACAGACATCATCAAGCAG AGCTATATGAAGACCTTTATGAAGTTGAAActcaaaaaggagaaaatatcTGACGTTCAGAAGGCGCTACGTTCCGGATCTGGAGAAATTGAATTCAAGGACTTCAGAGAAACCCTGAAAGA GATGGGACATGCTGATCACGAAATCTCTGCAGCCTTCTCACGGTTTGACTGCGACGGGAATCAAATTCTAGATGAAGACGAACAGGATAGGATGAAAATTGAGCTCGAGGAAAAGAGG GACGCTCTCAGCGCTGAGCTCAACAATCTTGGAATTAATTACGGGAAAGAATTACTGGAGAAGCCCGCTGTGGCCTCCAATGAGCAAAAGAACAGCTCCAGTCAAACATTTGTGGATCGAGAGCAGTTTCTGAA ACTGGCCAGGCAGGTTCTCACCCTCGAAAGCTCCGTGGCAGGCGTTACAAGCAGGATTGAGTTGATAATGGAGAGACTGGGATTACAAGAGAAAGCCAAAGGGAACGAAACTGCAGGGAAGCAGTCCGTGACCATTAATGAC AGTGATGACACTGCCTCAGATGGGAGCATCCTGGTCTGCGTGGACAGAGGCACGAAGGCCAGTCTGTCATACAGGAGACCAGCAGTTCGCACCAGCTCCACATACAACTGTCACATGTGA